A single window of Dendropsophus ebraccatus isolate aDenEbr1 chromosome 5, aDenEbr1.pat, whole genome shotgun sequence DNA harbors:
- the MRPS23 gene encoding small ribosomal subunit protein mS23 produces MAGSRLEKLGTVFTRTRDLMRARVIKQNEKPIWYDVYAAFPPKREPTYEKPLNRRNKLPDHVPAILYSEDAIRAKFYETYGSAGIFHLYRKNFKSICQRFVETYTELQNGGEVSEDKLFEETSKALLAEGIILRRAGPLGVSNQQPSAPESQPASAVKSVTEETS; encoded by the exons ATGGCTGGCAGCAGGCTGGAGAAGCTGGGCACAGTGTTTACCAG AACACGGGATCTGATGCGAGCCAGAGTAATAAAGCAGAATGAGAAGCCCATCTGGTATGATGTATATGCCGCCTTCCCACCAAAAAGAGAACCGACCTACGAAAAACCACTAAACCGCAGAAACAAGCTACCGGACCATGTGCCCGCAATTCTGTATAGTGAAGACGCCATACGTGC CAAATTCTATGAGACATATGGTAGTGCGGGAATATTTCATCTGTACAGAAAAAACTTCAAATCTATTTGTCAAAG ATTTGTGGAAACATACACAGAACTTCAGAATGGAGGAGAAGTGAGTGAGGACAAGTTGTTTGAGGAGACCTCGAAAGCACTACTTGCAGAAGGCATTATTTTAAGGAGGGCAGGACCCTTAGGG GTTTCCAACCAGCAACCTTCTGCACCAGAAAGCCAACCAGCGTCAGCAGTGAAATCTGTTACTGAAGAAACCTCTTAA